A window of Ignavibacteriales bacterium contains these coding sequences:
- a CDS encoding U32 family peptidase: MEKEKIKKPELLAPAGDWIMLNVAINSGADSIYFGLKNLSMRAAANNFDVSELPKIVEFCNEKNVKAHLTLNTIVFENELEELDIIIPAAKKAGVEMIICWDMSVIQKCIDYKIPFCVSTQASVSNSSTVAFYERLGAKRIVLSRECTLDKIKEIKSKTNVEIEAFVHGAMCIAISGRCFMSHEIFGKSANRGECLQPCRREYEIKDVDEKFSLTLGEDYVLSPKDLCTIDFIDKLIEVGIDAFKIEGRKRAPEYIEKAVSTYRKAIDRYFDGTLTQEHKLEYQEDLKKVYNRGFSSGFYFGQPGSESYTKTFGSIATTRKVYIGRVLNYYKKSKIAFVRLEADSLAIGDLIYIIGSTTGVVELKLNKIIQDDIELNSVNKGGDFTFECEELVRANDRVYKIVSVVE; the protein is encoded by the coding sequence ATGGAAAAAGAAAAAATCAAAAAACCTGAACTCCTGGCTCCTGCTGGTGATTGGATTATGCTAAATGTCGCAATAAATAGCGGGGCTGATTCAATTTATTTTGGATTGAAAAACCTAAGCATGCGCGCTGCCGCTAATAATTTCGATGTTTCCGAACTCCCTAAGATTGTTGAATTTTGCAATGAAAAAAATGTAAAGGCACATCTAACACTCAACACAATTGTTTTTGAAAATGAATTAGAAGAACTTGATATAATTATTCCCGCAGCTAAGAAAGCCGGCGTGGAAATGATTATCTGTTGGGATATGTCTGTAATACAAAAGTGTATTGATTATAAAATACCTTTTTGTGTTAGCACACAAGCATCTGTATCTAATTCTTCAACAGTAGCATTTTATGAGCGGCTAGGTGCCAAGCGGATTGTTCTTTCTCGCGAATGCACGCTTGATAAAATTAAAGAGATAAAAAGTAAAACCAATGTTGAAATTGAAGCCTTCGTTCATGGTGCAATGTGTATTGCTATTAGTGGAAGATGTTTTATGAGCCATGAAATTTTTGGTAAAAGCGCTAACCGGGGCGAGTGTCTTCAGCCATGCAGACGAGAATATGAAATAAAAGATGTGGATGAAAAATTTTCTTTAACACTCGGAGAAGATTATGTATTATCGCCAAAAGATTTATGCACAATTGATTTTATTGATAAACTCATAGAAGTGGGTATTGATGCATTCAAGATCGAAGGAAGAAAAAGGGCTCCCGAATATATAGAAAAAGCCGTATCAACATATCGAAAAGCAATAGATCGTTACTTTGATGGAACTCTTACTCAAGAACATAAACTAGAATACCAAGAAGATTTAAAAAAAGTTTATAACCGCGGATTTTCTTCGGGTTTTTATTTCGGTCAGCCCGGTTCGGAAAGTTATACTAAAACTTTTGGGAGTATTGCTACTACAAGAAAAGTTTATATCGGAAGAGTTTTAAATTATTATAAGAAAAGTAAGATCGCATTTGTAAGATTAGAAGCTGATTCGTTGGCAATTGGAGATTTAATATATATAATCGGAAGTACCACCGGGGTCGTGGAATTAAAACTTAACAAAATTATTCAAGATGATATCGAGTTAAATTCTGTTAATAAGGGAGGTGATTTTACTTTTGAATGTGAAGAATTGGTTCGTGCAAATGATAGAGTTTATAAAATAGTTTCTGTTGTTGAGTAA
- a CDS encoding STAS domain-containing protein produces the protein MDFKSDKIGEIAVIHVYLNRATLAKAVKFKEFVSEIITEGATKIIIDLSVCEYVDSTFLGSMVALLKKVNSINGDLRLVYNKETPSLVFVLTRMDKVFKVFPMLDEAIDSFEGGKPKLTWK, from the coding sequence ATGGATTTTAAATCTGATAAAATTGGCGAAATTGCGGTTATACATGTTTATTTGAATAGAGCTACTCTTGCAAAAGCTGTAAAGTTTAAAGAATTTGTTAGCGAAATTATTACAGAGGGTGCGACCAAAATTATCATTGATCTAAGCGTATGTGAATATGTTGACTCAACTTTTTTGGGTTCGATGGTTGCATTGCTCAAGAAAGTTAATTCTATTAATGGCGACTTACGGTTAGTTTATAATAAAGAAACGCCCTCATTAGTTTTTGTTTTAACACGAATGGATAAAGTATTCAAAGTTTTTCCTATGCTGGACGAAGCTATTGATAGTTTTGAAGGTGGAAAACCCAAGTTAACTTGGAAATAA